Proteins from one Trichoplusia ni isolate ovarian cell line Hi5 chromosome 9, tn1, whole genome shotgun sequence genomic window:
- the LOC113497108 gene encoding uncharacterized protein LOC113497108, whose amino-acid sequence MDAPRLTWTLCLLTLFICVTAHNIPEKEPEDDKLELYDGVYVTIPKSNSTGRLLSFEVDTGKNLNEGRGKKKNIMQRILPMFILPFVLQSAIMPLVLGMLKFMLVKSLLVGKLALTLIMINAFKNHNSFKGRDAEMASVHYGYHGDGMEHYTSYLN is encoded by the exons ATGGACGCACCGCGCCTGACGTGGACTCTGTGCCTCCTGACTCTGTTTATCTGTGTGACAGCCCATAATATACCAGAAAAAGAACCTGAAGATGACAAACTGGAACTATACGACGGTGTTTATGTTACGATTCCGAAGAGTAACAGCACAGGAAGGTTGTTGTCGTTTGAAGTCGATACCGGCAAAAATTTGAATGAAg GCCGTGGAAAAAAGAAGAACATAATGCAGAGAATTCTACCGATGTTTATATTACCGTTCGTCCTCCAATCGGCGATAATGCCTCTTGTTCTGGGCATGCTAAAGTTCATGCTAGTCAAGTCACTGCTCGTAGGAAAGCTAGCCTTAACATTAATCATGATAAACGCCTTCAAAAACCATAATTCCTTCAAGGGTAGAGACGCAGAAATGGCGAGTGTCCACTACGGTTACCATGGCGACGGGATGGAACATTACAcgtcttatttaaattaa
- the LOC113497103 gene encoding glutamyl aminopeptidase-like isoform X1 has product MSNSFKMKTWTCNNKLLIFFILLALCLFVSTVALATREECNLLLAAQRTKDATEVPTEVVEDKDFYRLPRKLMPKNYKLMLKPNQITKTFDGFVYITFQVYEPTDQIILHVNNLTIHSVNLKNHLNQSVAIRSYEIVADKRELLLIILDDELAKESHTLFILFSGNMDKKLVGLYSSNLGHHGTMVASKFQPTYARQAFPCFDEPDFKATYDITLFKPKSHIALSNMNEISTEFDSQANMDKVTFATSVPMSTYLACFVICDFDHKVAEINSSNIGNNFILRSFAQKQELHKINFALSIGKRATEFYIKYYEVPFPLPKLDMIAIPDYVSGATEHWGLITYRETSFLVDEAKASAMNKINVANTITHELAHMWFGNLVTMKWWDEVWLNEGFASYMQVKALDAIEPSWQVMDHFLTKTLHPVLANDVKLSSHPIVQTVATPDQITAIFDSISYNKGASILRMLENFIGPENFRLGVSDYLKKYKFGNTVTQDLLSCLEPYFKQKYPDLNLTYIMDTWTRQKGYPVLEIKPGDMPNTYFVTQTRFLIDPEAEHANDSKFKYRWFVPITYTSNTGPSDEIVWLSDTAQSVSLRVKDGDEWVKLNSHQVGYYRVNYSMVMWQTLIEQLKSRAKHITPADRANLLDDAFALAEARMLPFHMALNMSTYLLVENELTPWDTAASVFRMLEDRLHNSLAHDNLMKYVQRIVRPIYVKQDWDAENLPVLASLLRTRVLSLAVRYQLPDAEERVKKMFLNWLHKHGELDHKPIQQDLRELVYFYGMKSASMADWDTLWKIYQKEEDVQEKTKLRKALAAPRDTAILRKFLLMAWDETNIRSQDYLNVIIMISSNPSGTALVWDEVRSRWPFLVQRFTLNSRYLGNMIPDITSTFNTDLKLKEMETFFAQYPDAGAGEGARRRALETVRNNIRWNVYHLNAVTSWLVTNHRG; this is encoded by the exons atgagtaatagttttaaaatgaagacATGGACatgtaacaataaattgcttatatttttcatattattggCTCTATGCCTGTTTGTCTCTACCGTGGCCTTAGCTACTAGAGAAGAATGTAATCTACTTCTAGCGGCTCAAAGAACTAAAGATGCTACAGAAGTTCCAACTGAAGTGGTTGAG GATAAAGATTTTTACCGTCTACCCAGAAAACTAATgccaaaaaattataaacttatgTTGAAACCGaatcaaattactaaaacatttgaTGGCTTTGTTTATATAACATTTCAAGTATACGAACCAACTGACCAAATAATTTTGCACGTGAATAATTTAACTATTCATTCTGTTAATctcaaaaaccatttaaaccAAAGCGTAGCCATAAGATCATACGAAATAGTTGCAGATAAAAGAGAGTTGTTGCTCATTATTTTAGACGATGAATTGGCAAAGGAATCTCatacactgtttattttattctctggAAATATGGATAAAAAACTTGTTGGTCTCTATTCGAGTAACTTGGGACACCATGG GACTATGGTGGCGAGTAAATTCCAGCCAACTTATGCCCGTCAAGCATTCCCTTGCTTTGACGAGCCGGACTTCAAGGCTACATATGATATCACACTGTTTAAACCTAAGTCACACATTGCTCTGTCCAATATGAAT GAAATATCAACTGAATTTGACAGTCAAGCTAATATGGATAAAGTAACTTTTGCAACAAGCGTTCCTATGTCTACTTATTTGGCTTGCTTTGTGATCTGTGATTTTGATCATAAAGTGGCTGAGATAAACTCTAGTAATATTGGGAACAACTTTATACTCCGCTCGTTTGCACAGAAACAAGAattgcataaaattaatttcgctCTAAGCATTGGGAAAAGAGCAACAgagttttacataaaatattatgaagtacCATTTCCACTGCCGAAGCTAG ATATGATTGCCATTCCTGATTATGTTTCTGGCGCAACGGAGCATTGGGGTCTGATTACATACAGGGAGACTTCATTCCTTGTTGATGAGGCTAAAGCATCAGCCATGAACAAGATCAATGTTGCGAATACCATCACTCATGAGCTGGCACACATGTGGTTTGGTAATTTGG ttactaTGAAGTGGTGGGATGAAGTCTGGCTGAATGAAGGCTTTGCTTCGTACATGCAAGTTAAAGCATTGGACGCTATTGAGCCATCTTGGCAAGTA atggACCACTTTTTGACGAAAACCTTACATCCAGTCTTAGCAAATGACGTGAAACTTTCAAGCCACCCTATAGTGCAGACTGTTGCTACTCCAGACCAAATCACTGCTATTTTTGATTCAATCTCGTATAACAAG GGAGCTTCAATCCTCAGAATGTTAGAAAACTTCATTGGCCCAGAGAATTTCCGTTTGGGTGTGTCTGACTACTTGAAAAAGTATAAGTTTGGCAACACAGTTACGCAAGATCTACTGTCATGCTTGGAACCTTATTTCAAGCAAAAATATCCTGATTTGAATCTCAC ATACATAATGGATACTTGGACGCGTCAGAAAGGGTACCCAGTGTTAGAAATCAAACCTGGAGATATGCCTAACACCTACTTCGTAACCCAGACCAGATTCCTGATCGATCCCGAAGCGGAACACGCTAATGATTCTAAATTCaa atatCGTTGGTTTGTTCCTATTACCTATACTAGCAACACTGGTCCAAGTGATGAAATTGTTTGGCTGTCTGATACTGCTCAGTCAg TGAGTTTGAGAGTGAAAGATGGCGACGAATGGGTGAAGTTGAACAGCCATCAAGTTGGCTATTATAGAGTGAACTACTCAATGGTCATGTGGCAGACGTTGATCGAACAACTCAAGTCCAGAGCTAAACAC ATCACACCGGCGGACAGAGCCAATCTGCTGGACGATGCGTTTGCGCTGGCCGAGGCCCGCATGCTGCCCTTCCACATGGCACTCAACATGAGCACCTACTTACTTGTCGAGAACGAACTCACTCCATGGGACACTGCTGCTTCTGTGTTCCGAATGCTGGAGGACAGGCTACATAATTCTTTGGCACATGATAATCTTATG AAATATGTGCAACGTATAGTTCGGCCTATTTACGTGAAACAAGACTGGGATGCTGAAAATCTTCCTGTTCTTGCAAG TTTACTTCGTACAAGAGTCTTATCGCTAGCTGTGCGTTATCAGTTACCAGACGCCGAAGAACGTGTCAAGAAAATGTTCCTCAATTGGTTACACAAACATGGCGAGCTTGACCACAAACCCATACAACAGGATCTACGGGAACTTGTATACTTCTATg GCATGAAATCAGCTTCGATGGCAGATTGGGATACTCTCTGGAAGATATATCAAAAGGAAGAGGATGTTCAAGAGAAGACGAAATTGCGCAAAGCTTTAGCAGCGCCGCGTGATACCGCCATATTGCGCAA GTTCTTACTAATGGCTTGGGACGAGACCAACATTCGTAGCCAGGACTACCTGAACGTGATCATAATGATCAGCAGCAACCCTTCAGGCACGGCCCTCGTGTGGGACGAGGTGCGGTCGCGTTGGCCCTTCCTCGTTCAACGGTTCACACTCAACAGCCGTTACCTTGGCAACATGATACCTGATATCACCAGCACCTTCAATACTGATCTTAAACTTAAAGAG atGGAAACCTTTTTCGCTCAATATCCTGACGCTGGCGCCGGCGAGGGCGCTCGGCGTCGCGCTTTAGAAACAGTTCGTAACAACATCCGCTGGAACGTGTACCATCTGAACGCTGTCACGTCATGGTTGGTCACCAACCATAGAGGCTAA
- the LOC113497103 gene encoding glutamyl aminopeptidase-like isoform X2, producing MKCLYCSLFNKAFYYVGFMPLRHRSRRQIFRFTNVIRQQDRQIHNSDNNIMEDMRINAKLSERLSPLVRPENYKLELRPNMDAGDFTGSVCIDVVVRQEKNYINLHSNFLNIANVKVCKGEDEVTVAKFVEIKQLEQLFIHFEGPLSPGNYKIFIDFSGDLTRNIVGLYSSRLLDSRTMVASKFQPTYARQAFPCFDEPDFKATYDITLFKPKSHIALSNMNEISTEFDSQANMDKVTFATSVPMSTYLACFVICDFDHKVAEINSSNIGNNFILRSFAQKQELHKINFALSIGKRATEFYIKYYEVPFPLPKLDMIAIPDYVSGATEHWGLITYRETSFLVDEAKASAMNKINVANTITHELAHMWFGNLVTMKWWDEVWLNEGFASYMQVKALDAIEPSWQVMDHFLTKTLHPVLANDVKLSSHPIVQTVATPDQITAIFDSISYNKGASILRMLENFIGPENFRLGVSDYLKKYKFGNTVTQDLLSCLEPYFKQKYPDLNLTYIMDTWTRQKGYPVLEIKPGDMPNTYFVTQTRFLIDPEAEHANDSKFKYRWFVPITYTSNTGPSDEIVWLSDTAQSVSLRVKDGDEWVKLNSHQVGYYRVNYSMVMWQTLIEQLKSRAKHITPADRANLLDDAFALAEARMLPFHMALNMSTYLLVENELTPWDTAASVFRMLEDRLHNSLAHDNLMKYVQRIVRPIYVKQDWDAENLPVLASLLRTRVLSLAVRYQLPDAEERVKKMFLNWLHKHGELDHKPIQQDLRELVYFYGMKSASMADWDTLWKIYQKEEDVQEKTKLRKALAAPRDTAILRKFLLMAWDETNIRSQDYLNVIIMISSNPSGTALVWDEVRSRWPFLVQRFTLNSRYLGNMIPDITSTFNTDLKLKEMETFFAQYPDAGAGEGARRRALETVRNNIRWNVYHLNAVTSWLVTNHRG from the exons ATGAAATGTTTATACTGCAGTTTGTTTAACAAGGCGTTCTATTACGTCGGCTTTATGCCTCTTAGACACCGCAGCCGTAGGCAGATATTCAGATTTACTAATGTAATACGGCAACAAGACCGGCAAATTCATAACTcggataataatattatggaaGATATGCGTATCAACGCGAAATTGTCAGAAAGGCTTTCGCCATTAGTGCGGCCGGAGAATTACAAACTCGAACTGCGTCCTAACATGGACGCAGGCGATTTTACAGGGAGCGTGTGTATCGATGTTGTGGTCCGACAAGAAAAGAATTACATTAATCTCCATTCTAATTTTCTGAATATTGCCAATGTGAAGGTGTGCAAGGGCGAGGATGAGGTAACAGTCGCGAAGTTCGTGGAAATTAAACAGTTGGAGCAACTCTTCATACATTTCGAAGGGCCTTTGAGCCCAgggaattataaaatatttattgatttctcTGGTGACTTAACCCGAAATATCGTTGGGCTGTACTCCTCACGATTACTTGACTCTAG GACTATGGTGGCGAGTAAATTCCAGCCAACTTATGCCCGTCAAGCATTCCCTTGCTTTGACGAGCCGGACTTCAAGGCTACATATGATATCACACTGTTTAAACCTAAGTCACACATTGCTCTGTCCAATATGAAT GAAATATCAACTGAATTTGACAGTCAAGCTAATATGGATAAAGTAACTTTTGCAACAAGCGTTCCTATGTCTACTTATTTGGCTTGCTTTGTGATCTGTGATTTTGATCATAAAGTGGCTGAGATAAACTCTAGTAATATTGGGAACAACTTTATACTCCGCTCGTTTGCACAGAAACAAGAattgcataaaattaatttcgctCTAAGCATTGGGAAAAGAGCAACAgagttttacataaaatattatgaagtacCATTTCCACTGCCGAAGCTAG ATATGATTGCCATTCCTGATTATGTTTCTGGCGCAACGGAGCATTGGGGTCTGATTACATACAGGGAGACTTCATTCCTTGTTGATGAGGCTAAAGCATCAGCCATGAACAAGATCAATGTTGCGAATACCATCACTCATGAGCTGGCACACATGTGGTTTGGTAATTTGG ttactaTGAAGTGGTGGGATGAAGTCTGGCTGAATGAAGGCTTTGCTTCGTACATGCAAGTTAAAGCATTGGACGCTATTGAGCCATCTTGGCAAGTA atggACCACTTTTTGACGAAAACCTTACATCCAGTCTTAGCAAATGACGTGAAACTTTCAAGCCACCCTATAGTGCAGACTGTTGCTACTCCAGACCAAATCACTGCTATTTTTGATTCAATCTCGTATAACAAG GGAGCTTCAATCCTCAGAATGTTAGAAAACTTCATTGGCCCAGAGAATTTCCGTTTGGGTGTGTCTGACTACTTGAAAAAGTATAAGTTTGGCAACACAGTTACGCAAGATCTACTGTCATGCTTGGAACCTTATTTCAAGCAAAAATATCCTGATTTGAATCTCAC ATACATAATGGATACTTGGACGCGTCAGAAAGGGTACCCAGTGTTAGAAATCAAACCTGGAGATATGCCTAACACCTACTTCGTAACCCAGACCAGATTCCTGATCGATCCCGAAGCGGAACACGCTAATGATTCTAAATTCaa atatCGTTGGTTTGTTCCTATTACCTATACTAGCAACACTGGTCCAAGTGATGAAATTGTTTGGCTGTCTGATACTGCTCAGTCAg TGAGTTTGAGAGTGAAAGATGGCGACGAATGGGTGAAGTTGAACAGCCATCAAGTTGGCTATTATAGAGTGAACTACTCAATGGTCATGTGGCAGACGTTGATCGAACAACTCAAGTCCAGAGCTAAACAC ATCACACCGGCGGACAGAGCCAATCTGCTGGACGATGCGTTTGCGCTGGCCGAGGCCCGCATGCTGCCCTTCCACATGGCACTCAACATGAGCACCTACTTACTTGTCGAGAACGAACTCACTCCATGGGACACTGCTGCTTCTGTGTTCCGAATGCTGGAGGACAGGCTACATAATTCTTTGGCACATGATAATCTTATG AAATATGTGCAACGTATAGTTCGGCCTATTTACGTGAAACAAGACTGGGATGCTGAAAATCTTCCTGTTCTTGCAAG TTTACTTCGTACAAGAGTCTTATCGCTAGCTGTGCGTTATCAGTTACCAGACGCCGAAGAACGTGTCAAGAAAATGTTCCTCAATTGGTTACACAAACATGGCGAGCTTGACCACAAACCCATACAACAGGATCTACGGGAACTTGTATACTTCTATg GCATGAAATCAGCTTCGATGGCAGATTGGGATACTCTCTGGAAGATATATCAAAAGGAAGAGGATGTTCAAGAGAAGACGAAATTGCGCAAAGCTTTAGCAGCGCCGCGTGATACCGCCATATTGCGCAA GTTCTTACTAATGGCTTGGGACGAGACCAACATTCGTAGCCAGGACTACCTGAACGTGATCATAATGATCAGCAGCAACCCTTCAGGCACGGCCCTCGTGTGGGACGAGGTGCGGTCGCGTTGGCCCTTCCTCGTTCAACGGTTCACACTCAACAGCCGTTACCTTGGCAACATGATACCTGATATCACCAGCACCTTCAATACTGATCTTAAACTTAAAGAG atGGAAACCTTTTTCGCTCAATATCCTGACGCTGGCGCCGGCGAGGGCGCTCGGCGTCGCGCTTTAGAAACAGTTCGTAACAACATCCGCTGGAACGTGTACCATCTGAACGCTGTCACGTCATGGTTGGTCACCAACCATAGAGGCTAA